In a genomic window of Urocitellus parryii isolate mUroPar1 chromosome 2, mUroPar1.hap1, whole genome shotgun sequence:
- the Son gene encoding protein SON isoform X2, with product MAADIEQVFRSFVVSKFREIQQELSSGRSEGQLNGETNTPIEGNQAGDAGASARSLPNEEIVQKIEEVLSGVLDTELRYKPDLKEASRKSRCVSVQTDPTDEIPTKKSKKHKKHKNKKKKKKKEKEKKYKRQPEESESKPKSHHDGNIDLESDSFLKFDSEPSAMALEHPIRSFGLSESSESPTVMLEPPVVSMEVSEPHILETLKPATKTAELSVGSTSLISEQSVAATLEPSTTKILDSFATAPATTVGLKSAEPVVTSVEYQTKSVLKSLESTSPEPSKIKLVVEPPVAKVQEPLDTLVTASDTPTEVHPEPSTSTTVDFPESSATEVLRFPEQPVEVPSEIADSSMTRPQELLELSKTTALELPESSVASVLELPGLPATSKSELQGPPVTPVLELPGPSATPVPELSGPLSTPVPELPGPPATAVPELPGPSVTPVPQLSQELPGPPAPSMGLEPPQEVPEPPVMAQELPGLPAVSATVELPGQPAVTVAMELTEQPVTTTEFEQPVGMTTVEHPGHPEVTAATGLLGQPEATMVLELPGQPVATTALELSGQPSVTGVPELPGLPSATRALELSGQSVAAGALELPGQLMATGALEFSGQSGAAGALELLGQPLATGVLELPGQPGAPELPGQPVATVALEISVQSVVTTSELSTMTVSQSLEVPSTTALESYNTVAQELPATLVGETSVTVGVDPLMAQESHMLASNTMETHMLASNTMDSQMLASNTMDSQMLASNTMDSQMLASSTMDSQMLASSTMDSQMLATSSMDSQMLATSTMDSQMLATSSMDSQMLATSSMDSQMLATSSMDSQMLATSSMDSQMLATSTMDSQMLATSTMDSQMLATSSMDSQMLASGTMDSQMLASGTMDAQMLASGTMDAQMLASSTQDSAMLGSKSPDPYRLAQDPYRLAQDPYRLGHDPYRLGHDAYRLGQDPYRLGHDPYRLTPDPYRMSPRPYRIAPRSYRIAPRPYRLAPRPLMLASRRSMMMSYAAERSMMSSYERSMMSYERSMMSPMAERSMMSAYERSMMSAYERSMMSPMAERSMMSAYERSMMSAYERSMMSPMADRSMMSMGADRSMMSSYSAADRSMMSSYSAADRSMMSSYTADRSMMSMAADSYTDSYTDTYTEAYMVPPLPPEEPPTMPPLPPEEPPMTPPLPPEEPPEGPALPTEQAALTAENTWPSEVSALPSEECVSQPEPAVSQSEISEPPAVPANYSVTGSESSVLASEAIVTVPEPPPELESSVTSIPVESAVVAEEHESIPERPVTCMVSEMPISSEPSMLTSEPPMMSEAAETFDSMRAAGHVASEVSMSLLEPEPTESILELPGMAGPVPPAVAGTAPPVVAGPEPPVVAGPEPPAVAGPEPPAVAGPEPPPVAGPEPPAVTELESQAVAVPEPPTMVEPEMVTIPVSVVSALEPSVPVLEPAVSFLQPAMIVSEPCVSVQESTVTFSESAVTVSEQTQVTSAEMALVSTPVIVGSNVVSSHVMKGVTLLSGDQTFSPDISMQEIPLHSGEEPHVEGHVKSDSYENEHGISTDLSLNNYIIAKDMEHNTESIASTGPVGETGEEKVLPMNETKQCSVLDICPGISEADVGGTLSSIGPLVLEPDTTETNKGIEFVTASALSSVSKYDEVSLTTQDTEHDMVISNSPSGGSEADIEGPLPAKDIHLDLTSNNLISKDTEEPLPVRESDQILAVALSPKESSGEDKEVPLSTKEMSDSGFSANIDEINEADLVRPLLPKDMERLTSLRAGIEGPLLASEAERDKSAASPVVTSVPERASESSSEEKDDYEIFVKVKDTHEKSKKNKNRDKGEKEKKRDSSLRSRSKRSKSSEHKSRKRTSESRSRARKRSSKSKSHRSQTRSRSRSRRRRRSSRSRSKSRGRRSVSKEKRKRSPKHRSKSRERKRKRSSSRDNRKAVRARSRTPSRRSRSHTPSRRRRSRSVGRRRSFSISPSRRSRTPSRRSRTPSRRSRTPSRRSRTPSRRSRTPSRRSRTPSRRRRSRSVVRRRSFSISPVRLRRSRTPLRRRFSRSPIRRKRSRSSERGRSPKRLTDLDKAQLLEIAKANAAAMCAKAGVPLPPNLKPAPPPTIEEKVAKKSGGATIEELTEKCKQIAQSKEDDDVIVNKPHVSDEEEEEPPFYHHPFKLSEPKPIFFNLNIAAAKPTPPKSQVTLTKEFPVSSGSQHRKKEADSVYGEWVPVEKNGEENKDDDNVFSSNLPSEPVDISTAMSERALAQKRLSENAFDLEAMSMLNRAQERIDAWAQLNSIPGQFTGSTGVQVLTQEQLANTGAQAWIKKDQFLRAAPVTGGMGAVLMRKMGWREGEGLGKNKEGNKEPILVDFKTDRKGLVAVGERAQKRSGNFSAAMKDLSGKHPVSALMEICNKRRWQPPEFLLVHDSGPDHRKHFLFRVLRNGSPYQPNCMFFLNRY from the exons ATGGCGGCCGACATCGAGCAGGTTTTTAGGTCTTTCGTGGTCAGTAAATTCCGGGAAATCCAACAGGAGCTTTCCAG TGGAAGGAGTGAAGGCCAGCTGAATGGTGAAACAAATACACCTATTGAAGGAAACCAGGCAGGTGATGCAGGTGCCTCTGCCAGGAGCCTACCAAATGAAGAAATAGTGCAGAAGATAGAGGAAGTGCTTTCTGGGGTCTTAGATACAGAACTACGATATAAGCCAG atttgaAAGAGGCCTCCAGAAAAAGCAGATGTGTATCTGTACAAACAGATCCTACTGATGAAATTCCCACCAAAAAGTCAAAGAAGCATaaaaagcacaaaaacaaaaagaagaaaaagaagaaagaaaaggaaaaaaagtacaaaagacAGCCAGAAGAATCTGAGTCAAAGCCGAAATCTCATCATGATGGGAACATAGATTTAGAATCTGATTCCTTTTTAAAGTTTGATTCTGAACCTTCAGCAATGGCACTGGAGCATCCTATAAGATCATTTGGCCTATCTGAGTCCAGTGAATCCCCTACAGTTATGCTGGAACCTCCTGTAGTATCAATGGAGGTTTCGGAGCCACACATCTTAGAAACTCTGAAGCCAGCTACAAAAACTGCAGAACTCTCAGTTGGATCTACATCACTTATCTCAGAACAGTCTGTGGCAGCAACATTGGAACCATCTACAACAAAGATTCTGGATTCCTTTGCAACAGCGCCTGCTACAACAGTAGGGCTGAAGTCAGCTGAGCCAGTTGTAACGTCAGTGGAGTATCAGACAAAATCTGTGCTGAAATCTTTGGAGAGCACCTCTCCAGAGCCATCAAAGATCAAGTTGGTGGTAGAGCCTCCAGTAGCAAAAGTGCAAGAGCCATTAGACACCCTTGTGACCGCATCAGACACACCTACTGAGGTGCACCCTGAACCAAGCACATCAACAACAGTGGATTTTCCAGAGTCATCTGCAACTGAAGTGCTAAGATTTCCAGAGCAACCTGTAGAAGTACCATCGGAGATTGCAGATTCATCAATGACAAGACCACAGGAGTTGCTGGAGCTGTCTAAGACCACAGCGTTGGAGCTGCCGGAGTCGTCGGTAGCCTCAGTGCTGGAGTTGCCGGGGCTACCTGCGACCTCCAAGTCGGAGTTGCAGGGGCCCCCTGTGACTCCAGTGCTGGAGTTACCTGGGCCCTCTGCTACCCCGGTGCCAGAGTTGTCAGGGCCCCTTTCTACCCCAGTGCCTGAGTTGCCAGGGCCCCCTGCGACTGCAGTGCCTGAGTTGCCGGGGCCCTCTGTGACACCAGTGCCACAGTTGTCGCAGGAATTGCCAGGGCCTCCAGCACCATCCATGGGGTTGGAGCCACCACAGGAGGTACCAGAGCCACCTGTGATGGCACAGGAGTTGCCAGGGTTGCCTGCAGTGTCAGCGACAGTAGAGTTGCCAGGGCAGCCTGCGGTAACAGTAGCAATGGAGTTGACCGAACAACCTGTGACGACAACAGAGTTCGAGCAGCCTGTGGGGATGACAACGGTGGAACATCCTGGGCATCCTGAGGTGACAGCAGCAACAGGGTTGCTGGGGCAGCCTGAGGCAACTATGGTGCTGGAGTTGCCAGGACAGCCAGTGGCAACAACAGCGCTGGAGTTGTCTGGGCAGCCTTCGGTGACTGGGGTGCCAGAGTTGCCAGGGCTGCCTTCGGCAACTAGGGCACTGGAGTTGTCGGGGCAGTCTGTGGCAGCTGGGGCACTAGAGTTGCCTGGGCAGCTCATGGCAACTGGGGCACTGGAGTTCTCAGGGCAGTCTGGGGCAGCTGGAGCACTGGAGCTTTTGGGGCAGCCTCTGGCAACAGGGGTGCTTGAGTTGCCAGGGCAGCCTGGGGCGCCAGAGTTGCCTGGGCAGCCAGTGGCAACTGTGGCGCTGGAGATCTCTGTTCAGTCTGTGGTGACAACATCGGAGCTGTCAACGATGACCGTGTCGCAGTCCCTGGAGGTGCCCTCGACGACAGCGCTGGAATCCTATAATACGGTAGCACAGGAGCTGCCTGCTACATTAGTGGGGGAGACTTCTGTAACAGTAGGAGTGGATCCCTTGATGGCCCAAGAATCCCATATGTTAGCTTCTAACACCATGGAGACCCATATGTTAGCATCCAACACCATGGACTCCCAGATGCTAGCATCCAACACCATGGACTCCCAGATGCTAGCGTCCAACACCATGGACTCCCAGATGTTAGCCTCTAGCACCATGGACTCCCAGATGTTAGCCTCTAGCACCATGGACTCCCAGATGTTAGCAACTAGTTCCATGGACTCCCAGATGTTAGCAACTAGCACTATGGACTCCCAGATGTTAGCAACCAGTTCCATGGACTCCCAGATGTTAGCAACCAGCTCCATGGACTCCCAGATGTTAGCAACCAGCTCCATGGACTCCCAGATGTTAGCAACCAGCTCCATGGACTCCCAGATGTTAGCAACCAGCACCATGGACTCCCAGATGTTAGCAACCAGCACCATGGACTCCCAGATGTTAGCAACTAGTTCTATGGATTCCCAGATGTTAGCATCTGGCACTATGGATTCTCAAATGTTAGCTTCTGGCACCATGGATGCCCAGATGTTAGCCTCTGGTACCATGGATGCCCAGATGTTAGCCTCTAGTACCCAAGATTCTGCTATGTTGGGTTCAAAATCTCCTGATCCTTATAGGTTAGCTCAGGATCCTTACAGGTTAGCTCAGGATCCATATAGGTTGGGTCATGACCCTTATAGGTTAGGTCATGATGCTTACAGGTTAGGACAGGACCCCTATAGATTAGGCCATGATCCCTACAGACTAACTCCTGATCCCTATAGGATGTCACCTAGACCCTATAGAATAGCACCCAGGTCCTATAGAATAGCACCTAGGCCATATAGGTTAGCACCTAGACCCTTGATGTTAGCATCTAGACGTTCTATGATGATGTCCTATGCTGCAGAACGTTCCATGATGTCATCTTATGAACGCTCTATGATGTCTTATGAGCGGTCTATGATGTCCCCTATGGCTGAGCGCTCTATGATGTCAGCCTACGAGCGCTCTATGATGTCAGCCTACGAGCGCTCTATGATGTCTCCTATGGCTGAGCGCTCTATGATGTCAGCCTATGAGCGTTCTATGATGTCAGCTTATGAACGCTCCATGATGTCCCCAATGGCTGATCGATCTATGATGTCCATGGGTGCAGACCGGTCAATGATGTCATCATACTCTGCTGCTGACCGGTCTATGATGTCATCGTACTCTGCGGCTGACCGATCTATGATGTCATCTTATACTGCTGATCGTTCAATGATGTCTATGGCAGCTGATTCTTACACTGATTCTTATACTGATACATATACGGAGGCATATATGGTGCCACCTTTGCCTCCTGAAGAGCCCCCAACAATGCCACCATTGCCTCCTGAGGAGCCACCAATGACACCACCATTGCCTCCTGAGGAACCACCGGAGGGTCCTGCATTACCCACTGAGCAGGCAGCATTAACAGCTGAAAATACTTGGCCTTCAGAGGTGTCAGCATTACCCTCTGAAGAGTGTGTATCACAGCCTGAGCCTGCTGTGAGTCAAAGTGAGATTTCAGAGCCTCCGGCAGTGCCTGCTAATTATTCGGTGACAGGATCAGAGTCCTCAGTGTTAGCATCAGAGGCAATTGTGACTGTTCCAGAACCACCACCAGAGTTAGAGTCTTCAGTTACATCAATACCTGTTGAGTCTGCAGTAGTAGCAGAAGAACATGAAAGTATTCCAGAGAGACCAGTGACTTGTATGGTATCTGAAATGCCCATTTCATCTGAACCATCTATGTTAACATCAGAGCCTCCTATGATGTCAGAGGCAGCAGAAACATTTGATTCCATGAGAGCTGCAGGACATGTTGCCTCAGAGGTATCCATGTCCCTGTTGGAGCCAGAACCAACAGAGAGCATTCTGGAGCTACCAGGCATGGCTGGCCCAGTGCCTCCTGCTGTGGCTGGCACAGCGCCTCCTGTTGTGGCTGGCCCAGAGCCTCCTGTTGTGGCTGGCCCAGAGCCTCCTGCCGTGGCTGGCCCAGAACCTCCTGCCGTGGCTGGCCCAGAACCTCCTCCTGTGGCTGGCCCAGAACCACCAGCCGTGACTGAGTTAGAATCACAAGCTGTGGCTGTACCAGAGCCTCCCACCATGGTTGAGCCAGAGATGGTTACCATTCCTGTATCAGTTGTGTCTGCCCTGGAGCCTTCTGTGCCTGTTCTGGAACCAGCAGTGTCATTCCTTCAACCTGCTATGATTGTTTCAGAACCATGTGTTTCTGTCCAGGAGTCCACTGTGACATTTTCAGAGTCTGCTGTCACTGTTTCAGAGCAAACTCAAGTAACATCAGCTGAAATGGCTTTAGTCTCTACACCAGTGATAGTGGGATCTAATGTTGTATCATCACATGTTATGAAAGGGGTGACTTTACTATCTGGTGATCAAACTTTTTCTCCAGACATTAGCATGCAGGAGATTCCATTGCATTCAGGTGAAGAGCCACATGTGGAAGGACACGTGAAAAGTGACTCTTATGAAAATGAACATGGTATAAGTACAGACCTaagtttaaataattatataattgctAAAGATATGGAACATAATACAGAGTCTATTGCTAGCACTGGTCCTGTTGGTGAAACTGGTGAAGAAAAAGTTTTGCCCATGAATGAGACTAAACAATGCTCAGTATTGGATATCTGCCCTGGTATTAGTGAAGCTGATGTAGGAGGAACACTATCTTCTATTGGTCCTCTTGTTCTGGAACCTGATACAACGGAAACTAATAAGGGTATTGAGTTTGTGACAGCATCTGCTCTCAGTTCAGTTAGTAAATATGATGAGGTATCTTTAACTACTCAAGATACTGAACATGACATGGTAATTTCCAACAGCCCCAGTGGTGGTAGTGAAGCTGACATAGAGGGACCTTTGCCTGCTAAAGACATTCATCTTGATTTAACATCTAATAATCTTATTAGTAAGGATACAGAAGAACCATTACCTGTGAGAGAGAGTGACCAAATATTAGCAGTTGCTCTCAGCCCTAAAGAAAGTAGTGGAGAAGACAAAGAAGTACCTCTCTCTACTAAAGAGATGTCTGATTCAGGATTTTCTGCTAACATTGATGAAATTAATGAAGCGGATTTAGTGAGACCATTACTTCCTAAGGACATGGAACGACTTACAAGCCTTAGAGCTGGTATTGAAGGACCTTTACTTGCAAGTGAAGCTGAACGTGATAAATCGGCTGCCAGTCCAGTTGTAACTAGTGTACCAGAAAGGGCTTCAGAGTCTTCTTCAGAGGAAAAAGATGATTATGAAATTTTTGTAAAAGTTAAGGACACAcatgaaaaaagcaagaaaaataagaacCGTGACAaaggtgagaaagagaaaaaaagagactcTTCTTTAAGGTCTCGGAGTAAGCGTTCCAAATCTTCTGAACACAAGTCCCGTAAGCGTACCAGTGAGTCTCGTTCCAGGGCAAGGAAAAGATCATCAAAGTCCAAGTCTCATCGCTCACAAACACGTTCACGGTCACGTTCAAGacgcaggaggaggagcagcagatcAAGGTCAAAGTCTAGAGGTAGGCGATCTGTATCAAAAGAGAAGCGCAAAAGGTCTCCAAAGCACAGATCTAAGtccagggaaagaaaaagaaaaagatcaagcTCCAGGGATAATCGAAAAGCAGTTAGAGCTCGAAGTCGAACCCCAAGTCGTCGGAGTAGGAGTCACACTCCTAGTCGTCGAAGAAGGTCTAGATCTGTGGGTAGAAGGAGGAGTTTTAGCATTTCCCCCAGCCGAAGGAGCCGCACCCCAAGCCGAAGGAGCCGTACCCCCAGCCGAAGGAGCCGCACCCCCAGCCGAAGGAGCCGCACCCCCAGCCGAAGGAGCCGCACCCCCAGCCGAAGGAGCCGCACCCCCAGCCGTCGGAGAAGATCCAGGTCTGTGGTAAGAAGACGAAGCTTTAGTATATCACCAGTCAGATTAAGGAGATCAAGAACAcccttgagaagaagatttagtAGATCTCCCATCCGACGTAAGAGATCCAGGTCTTCTGAAAGAGGCAGATCACCGAAACGTCTAACAGATTTGG aTAAGGCTCAATTACTTGAAATAGCCAAAGCTAACGCAGCTGCCATGTGTGCTAAGGCTGGTGTTCCTTTACCGCCAAACCTGAAGCCTGCACCTCCACCTACAATAGAAGAGAAAGTTGCTAAAAAGTCAGGAGGAGCTACTATAGAAGAACTAACTGAG aaatgcaaacagaTTGCACAGAGTAAAGAAGATGATGATGTAATAGTGAATAAACCTCATGTTTcggatgaagaggaagaagaaccTCCTTTTTATCATCATCCCTTTAAACTCAGTGAACCCAAGCCCATTTTTTTCAATCTGAAT atTGCTGCAGCAAAGCCAACTCCGCCAAAAAGTCAGGTAACACTGACAAAAGAATTTCCTGTGTCATCTGGATCTCAGCATCGAAAAAAGGAAGCAGATAGTGTTTATGGAGAGTGGGTTCCTGTAGAGAAGAATggtgaagaaaacaaagatgatgATAATGTTTTCAGCAGCAATTTGCCCTCAGAG